One stretch of Paenibacillus sp. FSL R5-0341 DNA includes these proteins:
- a CDS encoding DUF3397 domain-containing protein — protein MALFIVLSILPFFPFFLVYWGMYIWKKDKRSALRMAMDVTTFFLVFSVSALFNLTFDSNFGFYLTLILILVALGFIGGAQNRLKGKVDRGRMFRAVWRMAFVIMSFGYVLFTLFGLFRYFMQQM, from the coding sequence ATGGCACTTTTTATTGTATTGAGCATACTACCTTTTTTTCCGTTCTTTCTTGTGTATTGGGGAATGTACATTTGGAAAAAAGACAAACGCTCAGCATTGCGAATGGCAATGGATGTAACCACTTTTTTTCTCGTATTTTCAGTTTCAGCGTTATTCAACTTAACATTTGACTCGAATTTTGGTTTTTATCTGACATTAATACTCATACTAGTAGCACTTGGATTCATTGGGGGTGCGCAAAATCGACTAAAAGGGAAGGTCGATAGGGGTAGAATGTTCCGGGCCGTATGGCGCATGGCTTTCGTCATCATGAGTTTCGGGTATGTTTTGTTTACTTTATTTGGATTATTTAGATACTTCATGCAACAGATGTGA
- a CDS encoding 2-dehydropantoate 2-reductase, giving the protein MIIDIVGAGSLGLLYGGKLLAAGNQVRFWTRTPAHAELLSRDGVTIVERDGKIHILPDQIQAKPINELSDTWEHTPGEWLLLMVKQTSIDDFIHEISPLKDHVLNIACFQNGMGHLEKLQAALPHSLLCSVITTEGAKRAQCEVTRAGAGETRLGRRNIHIEAPSSIEEKSTFTLSKLLQQAGFDCTVSNEIDKLIYRKLLINAVINPLTALWRIPNGELITKEDRKKLMRQLYDETLVIYSTSGIRLDQDMWEQLIDVCRSTATNTSSMLADVLQGRGTEVGSINGHIVRMAQKSGLTAPTHEILLHLIEGMQPEGVS; this is encoded by the coding sequence ATGATTATTGACATCGTAGGAGCAGGGTCACTGGGTCTATTATATGGCGGAAAACTGCTGGCGGCAGGTAACCAGGTTCGATTTTGGACCAGAACACCCGCTCATGCAGAGCTACTAAGCCGTGATGGAGTAACGATCGTGGAGCGAGACGGGAAGATACATATTCTACCGGATCAGATACAGGCAAAACCGATCAACGAGCTGTCGGACACGTGGGAGCACACTCCTGGAGAATGGTTGCTGCTCATGGTTAAGCAGACAAGCATTGACGATTTCATTCATGAGATTAGTCCATTGAAGGATCATGTGCTGAACATCGCGTGTTTTCAAAATGGGATGGGCCATCTGGAAAAATTACAAGCTGCTTTGCCACATTCACTGCTATGTAGCGTGATTACAACAGAGGGTGCGAAGCGTGCCCAGTGTGAGGTCACTCGTGCGGGTGCAGGTGAAACCAGACTGGGGAGGCGTAACATACATATAGAAGCACCTTCCTCAATAGAGGAGAAGAGCACATTTACTCTATCGAAACTTCTGCAGCAGGCAGGATTTGACTGTACAGTGTCGAATGAAATCGATAAGCTGATATACAGAAAACTGTTGATCAACGCGGTCATTAACCCGCTTACGGCATTATGGCGAATTCCCAATGGTGAATTGATCACTAAGGAAGATCGCAAGAAGCTTATGCGCCAGTTATATGATGAAACATTGGTAATCTACTCAACCAGTGGAATAAGGCTAGATCAGGATATGTGGGAGCAACTGATCGATGTCTGTCGTTCCACAGCCACGAATACTTCCTCCATGCTTGCAGATGTTCTTCAAGGACGTGGTACAGAAGTCGGATCAATCAACGGACATATTGTAAGGATGGCACAAAAGTCAGGCCTTACTGCACCTACACATGAAATACTGCTTCATCTGATTGAAGGAATGCAACCGGAAGGAGTGAGTTAA
- a CDS encoding RsfA family transcriptional regulator, with amino-acid sequence MTAVRQDAWSTEDDLILAEVTLRHIREGSTQLAAFEEVGEKIGRTSAACGFRWNSCVRKKYESAISNAKAQRQKRSYLRKQPAMLGPQVAALSTLDTEEHLYKSDGISDDSLSMDAVIRFLRQWKGTVQESSRQLKMLEKELREKEDELLELRCENDRLSKEVNEVQTDYRVVNDDYKALIQIMDRARRLAFLSEEEEELKTRFKMDANGNLERIE; translated from the coding sequence ATGACTGCAGTGAGACAGGATGCTTGGAGTACAGAGGACGATTTGATATTGGCTGAGGTTACTTTGCGTCATATTCGGGAAGGTAGTACACAACTGGCCGCTTTTGAAGAGGTAGGCGAAAAAATAGGCAGAACTTCTGCCGCATGCGGTTTTCGCTGGAACAGCTGTGTACGTAAAAAGTATGAGTCTGCCATCAGTAACGCCAAGGCACAACGGCAAAAACGCAGTTATCTCAGAAAGCAGCCGGCTATGCTGGGACCGCAGGTTGCAGCTCTATCTACACTGGATACCGAAGAACATCTGTACAAATCAGATGGGATCTCGGACGATTCATTATCAATGGATGCGGTAATTCGCTTCCTTCGACAATGGAAAGGAACAGTGCAGGAGAGCAGTCGTCAGCTCAAGATGCTGGAGAAGGAGCTTCGGGAGAAAGAAGATGAATTGCTGGAACTGCGCTGCGAGAATGACCGTCTCTCCAAAGAAGTGAATGAGGTGCAGACGGATTACCGTGTGGTAAATGACGATTACAAAGCTTTGATTCAGATTATGGATCGGGCTCGCAGACTCGCATTTCTGTCTGAAGAAGAAGAGGAACTCAAAACACGTTTCAAGATGGATGCCAACGGGAACCTGGAACGAATTGAATAG
- a CDS encoding DUF2626 domain-containing protein, whose amino-acid sequence MARMFRVLGFFTLAIGLMAFAGDLVEMALLFFLQTAFFVILGYLKFTERTYILLFWGYMIVTFTGFSYWTVFQMGLPL is encoded by the coding sequence GTGGCACGCATGTTTCGGGTACTCGGGTTCTTCACGCTTGCGATTGGCCTGATGGCTTTTGCGGGAGATCTGGTCGAAATGGCTTTGCTTTTTTTCCTGCAGACTGCGTTTTTTGTCATTTTGGGATACTTGAAATTCACTGAAAGAACGTACATATTGCTCTTCTGGGGTTATATGATCGTGACATTCACGGGATTCAGCTACTGGACTGTATTCCAAATGGGGTTGCCGCTCTAA